The Oncorhynchus mykiss isolate Arlee chromosome 20, USDA_OmykA_1.1, whole genome shotgun sequence genome includes a region encoding these proteins:
- the LOC110498991 gene encoding cholesterol 25-hydroxylase-like protein has translation MLLQSLWDFILGYHAWLRSPFFPVLFSLSVYLTFCLPFVVLDLLSPRLAWIRTFKIQQKSHVSWTMMWSCLAHSLYNHVVFLFPLTVLHWFWRPATFMPEAPGTLRLIWDVVACLLLFDFQYFIWHLLHHKVPWLYRTFHKVHHKHTSTFALTTEYSGAWETLSLGFFAGVNPLLLGCHPLTEMLFYILNIWLSVEDHSGYDLPWSTHRLVPFGLYGGAPHHDLHHLKFKSNYAPYFTHWDRVFGTLHKHSD, from the coding sequence ATGCTTCTACAGAGCCTATGGGACTTCATCCTGGGATATCATGCGTGGCTCAGATCACCTTTCTTCCCTGTGCTTTTCTCCCTCAGCGTCTACCTCaccttctgcctgcccttcgTGGTGCTGGACCTCCTCTCCCCCAGGCTGGCCTGGATCAGGACCTTTAAGATCCAGCAGAAGAGCCACGTCTCCTGGACCATGATGTGGAGCTGCCTGGCTCACTCCCTCTACAACCATGTAGTGTTCCTCTTCCCTCTCACTGTGCTGCACTGGTTCTGGAGACCAGCCACCTTCATGCCCGAGGCCCCCGGAACGCTGCGTCTCATCTGGGACGTGGTCGCCTGCCTCCTGCTGTTCGACTTCCAATACTTCATCTGGCATCTGTTGCACCATAAGGTGCCCTGGCTCTACCGGACGTTCCACAAGGTGCACCACAAGCACACATCCACCTTCGCCCTGACCACTGAGTACTCTGGGGCCTGGGAAACCCTGTCTCTGGGATTCTTCGCTGGGGTCAACCCTCTGCTGCTGGGCTGCCACCCCCTGACAGAGATGCTCTTCTATATTCTAAATATCTGGCTTTCTGTGGAGGACCACTCTGGCTATGACCTGCCCTGGTCCACGCATAGACTGGTGCCCTTTGGGCTCTACGGTGGAGCTCCGCACCACGACCTGCACCATCTGAAGTTCAAGTCCAACTATGCTCCGTACTTCACACACTGGGACAGGGTTTTTGGGACATTGCACAAGCATTCAGACTGA